GATCACTGACCGCGTGTTGTTGATGGAATGGCGGGTTACATAACACCAGCTGTAAGCTCTCGCGCTCAACGCCAGCCAAACCATGACTCACCATAAATTCACAGCGCGACAAATCTTGCGGACGGTTATAGGTGACATTCAGCTCACTGGAGGCCACCGCCATGTACGATTCATCGACGAATAACATTTCTGCCAGCGGATTTTGCTCCAACGCGATTAAACCTACGACCCCATTTCCGCAACCCAGATCGGCTATTTTACCCTCAACATCATAGGGCAAGATTTCCATAAAGAAGCGCGCGCCGATATCCAAATTATTCCGAGAGAAAACGTTCGCATGATTATGAATAACATATTCAGTGTTTGCCAGCGGCCAATCGATCGTTTCCGGTGCCTCCTCAGCCAGAGGAATATCGGCCACCTCACAGTGAATCAGACGCGCTTTTTTCCATGCCAGCGTGGTTTTGGTCGGCCCGAGAATTTTTTCAAATAATTGCAGGGTTGAGTTATGCACATCACGCGACTTCGCCCCCGCAATAATCACGGTATCCGGCGCAACAACACGACGCAAAGCATGCAATTGATGCTCCAACAGCGCTAAAGCTTTAGGGATCTTAATCACCACCAGTTTAGGCGCTTGCGGCAAGGCATCCATACTGCTCAGCAATGTGACCGCATCTTCATCCAGATGGTTTAAACGTAAATTATGCGCAGTGGCCAGTTGGCTCATATAAGAGTCACTGACACTAAACGGACGATAAGCATGTAAAGCACAGGTCAGCGTACCGAACTGATCGTTAAACACCAGCACCGGGCGGCCATCAATTTGGTTTAAGTCAATGTTTTGTAGCAGATATTCATCTGCTGCTTCCCATGCCTGTAAGGTATTGGAATTTTCTTGTGGCGGGAAACGTTCAAGCTCAAAGCTTTGTGTCCCCAGTAAGACTTGGCTCATCACCGCTCCTGGCTTCTATTAGAAATAACAAATTTGGGCTGTTTATCCCCTAAAACGGGCGCTCAGTAAAATGTTTTTTTACTTAAATGCCGTTTTATACCCTAAATAATTCGAATTGCAGGAAGGCGGCAAGCGAGAGAGTCCCGATGAGCTTACATAAGTCAGTGATTCGGGTGACAAATCGGTCGGGAACTGATTTGAACGCTGTTTGCAGCGGCCTCGCAGAGGCGAAGCCATGGACGGGCCAAGTAACGAGCGTAGCCAACGCACATGCTGCTTGAAGTATGACGGATATAGCTGCAGGCCTGTCGCCTTCGATAACCGCCCTGGAGGAAGATTTTACTCTTTTGAGCTAAAAATATCCCGCTGAAGAATCATCATTAATAACCAGAGGAAATGAATTTTTATTATTAATAGACAACAATAGTAAACAAAAAGAAAATTAAGCATTATTAATAAATATTCCTTGCTTACAAGAATAAAAAGTCACAAATACTAAATCATATTGTCATATAATCCACAACCACAAGGTTTACTGTTTTATTCATTATACCATTGAATTAATCGTTACTCCCCATAACAATCAGTTATGGGGGGGGTAATTATTTATAAGGACTAGTGACATTAAATTATGGAAAATACAAATAACCCAAGAAGAAACATATTAAAACCCTCTACATCTAAA
The sequence above is drawn from the Yersinia enterocolitica subsp. enterocolitica genome and encodes:
- the rlmG gene encoding 23S rRNA (guanine(1835)-N(2))-methyltransferase RlmG codes for the protein MSQVLLGTQSFELERFPPQENSNTLQAWEAADEYLLQNIDLNQIDGRPVLVFNDQFGTLTCALHAYRPFSVSDSYMSQLATAHNLRLNHLDEDAVTLLSSMDALPQAPKLVVIKIPKALALLEHQLHALRRVVAPDTVIIAGAKSRDVHNSTLQLFEKILGPTKTTLAWKKARLIHCEVADIPLAEEAPETIDWPLANTEYVIHNHANVFSRNNLDIGARFFMEILPYDVEGKIADLGCGNGVVGLIALEQNPLAEMLFVDESYMAVASSELNVTYNRPQDLSRCEFMVSHGLAGVERESLQLVLCNPPFHQQHAVSDHVAWQMFCDAKRCLKVGGELMIVGNRHLDYFHKLKRLFGNCETLDSNQKFMVLKAVKTASSRSEGGGSGSLDMSYSDF